The Xenopus tropicalis strain Nigerian chromosome 7, UCB_Xtro_10.0, whole genome shotgun sequence genome includes a region encoding these proteins:
- the LOC101733434 gene encoding coiled-coil domain-containing protein R3HCC1L-like: MNNFKLEHVIEIYDFPASFENKDFMEAFSSFLQCGFDIKWVDSSHVLGIFSSTTKARDALRNKNPVLKMRPLAQSTRASQAKARKYAEFLQPVRPRPQTSALAAKRFVMQALGLHCTQSKHEYIAELGRLKGKKERKCNVRPAGKACRHSHSPTYALSYRHLAENSVGMCNMEKDTEVKKI, translated from the coding sequence ATGAATAATTTTAAATTGGAGCATGTCATTGAAATATATGATTTCCCAGCTTCCTTTGAAAATAAGGATTTCATGgaagcattttccagcttcctGCAGTGTGGATTTGACATAAAGTGGGTGGACAGTAGCCATGTCCTTGGCATCTTTTCAAGCACTACAAAAGCTAGGGATGCCCTGAGAAATAAGAACCCAGTGTTGAAAATGCGACCACTGGCACAGTCCACAAGAGCCTCCCAAGCTAAAGCAAGAAAATATGCGGAGTTCCTACAGCCGGTGAGACCGCGCCCTCAGACATCTGCGCTGGCCGCTAAGCGCTTTGTAATGCAAGCTCTGGGATTGCACTGCACACAAAGCAAACATGAATATATAGCTGAGCTCGGAAGGCTTAAAGGTAAAAAGGAGAGGAAGTGTAATGTAAGACCAGCAGGGAAAGCCTGCCGCCACTCCCATTCTCCAACATATGCACTGTCATATAGGCATCTTGCAGAGAATTCTGTGGGCATGTGTAATATGGAAAAGGATACAGaggtaaaaaaaatctga